AGCACCTATCATCATCCATGGAGAAAGCGGCACCGGTAAGGAACTCGTGGCTTCCGCGATTCACAATCTGGGAAATCGCAAATTCGGTCCTTTCGTCAAAGTCAACTGCGCTGCTCTGAGCGAATCGCTTTTGGAAAGCGAACTCTTCGGACATGTGAAAGGAGCGTACACAGGCGCGGACAAAATGAGAAAAGGTCGATTCGAGATGGCCCACAAAGGGGACATCTTTCTCGACGAGATCGGTGATATCCCGCTCTCCATGCAAGTGAAGATCCTCAGAGTGCTTCAAGAAAAAGAAATAGAGCGGGTAGGGGACAGTGTCCCGATCAGAATCGATGCAAGGATAATCTCGGCGACCCACAGGGATTTGACTGATATGATTGCAAAGGATCTATTCCGAGAAGACCTGTTCTATCGCCTCAATGTCATACCTATACGGCTCCCTCCGTTGAGAGAACGAATGGAAGATCTGCCTTTGCTCGTGGAACATCTCATAGAAGAAAACCGACTCAAAACAGGTAAACGTATTCGTGACATAAGCGGTGAGGCCATGGAGACGCTGATGCATTATCAGTGGCCGGGAAATATTAGAGAACTCATCAATGCATTCGATTACGCGTTTGTGGTCTGTAGAACTCAGTGCATCGAGCTTTCCCACTTGCCCGACACATTAACCGGAGTAGAAAAGATCCTGTCAAAGCCGTCGCCGAGCACTCGGGATGA
The sequence above is a segment of the Desulfomonile tiedjei DSM 6799 genome. Coding sequences within it:
- a CDS encoding sigma-54 interaction domain-containing protein → MHRENMVNFWKTIVETMMDGLMVVDADGMIVSVNKATEALTGYTREELIGSPCTILNCDNCSARCGEDNGFSCDLFETKKVERRKCNMKRKDGAIVPIMKNASALVSHDGRLMGAVETLMDLSEIVERDRRIARLSSILKGKDRFQGMIGKCRAMRDVFDLITDAAQSEAPIIIHGESGTGKELVASAIHNLGNRKFGPFVKVNCAALSESLLESELFGHVKGAYTGADKMRKGRFEMAHKGDIFLDEIGDIPLSMQVKILRVLQEKEIERVGDSVPIRIDARIISATHRDLTDMIAKDLFREDLFYRLNVIPIRLPPLRERMEDLPLLVEHLIEENRLKTGKRIRDISGEAMETLMHYQWPGNIRELINAFDYAFVVCRTQCIELSHLPDTLTGVEKILSKPSPSTRDEVTSVLHALSRSGGSKSEAAKILGISRQALWKKMAKLGIKNNFHVIR